A stretch of DNA from Micromonospora sp. WMMD1155:
CGGGTCGTCGTACGGGTCGGTGCCGATCGGGCACAGCGTCGACGCCACTCCGTTGCAGATGGCCGCCGCGTACGCCGCCATCGCCAACAACGGCACGTACGTGCAGCCGCACCTGGTCAAGGAGGTGATCGGCCCGGACGGCAAGCGCACCCCCACACCGGCGCCGGTGACCCGGTCGGTGCTCAGCCCGCAGAACGCGGCGGCGTTGCGCACCATGCTGGAGGCGGTCACCACCGTCGACAACGCCACCGGCCTGGCCGCCGCCGTCCCCGGCTACCGGGTCGCGGGCAAGACCGGCACCGGCTGGCGGCTGGTGGACGGCAAGAAGCAGCCCGGTGAGGTGTCCTCGTTCATCGGGATGGCCCCCGCCGAGAACCCCCGGTACGTCATCGCGGTCTTCGCGTACGCGCCCAAATCCAACGGCGCGGCGATCGCCGGGCCGGCGTTCCGCGACATGATGCAGTTCACTCTGCGTCACTACCGCGTGCCGCCGTCCACCGGCGGTTCCGCACCCAAGTTCACTGTCTATCCGCGCTGAGCAGCGACGGCGGGACATCATCGGTGAGTGCCGACGAACCACCGGGGCGGCTGTGCGGCCGGAACCGGACGACCGGGTAGGGTCTGACGCCGTGCCCGGCAATCCACGTCCACGTACCGTGACCGGAGTCCGGCTCGGTGATCTTGCCGTCCGACTCGCCGTCGACCTCCCGGCGGACGCCGCCGCGGTGCTCGTCACCGGGGCCACCCACGCCAGCGGCGAGGTCCACCCCGGCGACCTGTACGCGGCCCTGCCCGGTGCCCGTCGGCACGGCGCGGAGTTCGCCGCCGGTGCCGCCGAAGCGGGTGCCGTGGCAGTGCTGACCGACCCGGCGGGTGCGGAGACGGCCGCCGGCAGCGGTCTGCCGGTCCTGGTGGTGCCCGACCCGCGTGCCGTTCTCGGCGAGCTGGCCTCGGCCGTGTACGGGGACCCGACCGCCGACCTGACCGTCATCGGGATCACCGGCACCGCCGGGAAGACGTCCACCGCGTACCTGGTCGAGTCGGGGCTGCGGGCCGCCGGCCACACCACCGGGCTGATCGGCACGGTGGAGACGCGCCTCGGTGACCTGGTGATCGACAGCGTGCGTACCACCCCGGAGGCGACCGACCTGCACGCCATGCTGGCCACCGCCCGCGAGCGGGGGGTGACGGCGGTGGTCATGGAGGTCTCCAGCCACGCGCTGGCCATGGGCCGGGTGGGTGGTGTGCGGTTCGCCGTCGGCGGCTACACCAACTTCGGCTCCGACCACCTGGACTTCCACGCCGACAGCGACGACTACTTCGCCGCCAAGGCCCAGCTCTTCGACGGGCGGTGCGCGGTCGAGGTGCTCAACCACGACGA
This window harbors:
- a CDS encoding UDP-N-acetylmuramoyl-L-alanyl-D-glutamate--2,6-diaminopimelate ligase, whose amino-acid sequence is MRPEPDDRVGSDAVPGNPRPRTVTGVRLGDLAVRLAVDLPADAAAVLVTGATHASGEVHPGDLYAALPGARRHGAEFAAGAAEAGAVAVLTDPAGAETAAGSGLPVLVVPDPRAVLGELASAVYGDPTADLTVIGITGTAGKTSTAYLVESGLRAAGHTTGLIGTVETRLGDLVIDSVRTTPEATDLHAMLATARERGVTAVVMEVSSHALAMGRVGGVRFAVGGYTNFGSDHLDFHADSDDYFAAKAQLFDGRCAVEVLNHDDPALKSLYKPATVTYSAAGDQGATWWADGVSGEGYAQRFTAHGPDGVVLSGGVALPGRHNVANALLAIAALVGAGVAPQTAADGVAACGGVPGRLQLVDVTAPVRGVVDYAHKSDAIVAALAALRELSAGRLICVIGAGGDRDRGKRPVMGAAAAEGADVVLVTDDNPRTEDPAEIRAEVLAGAYRAATAARIVEVAGRRAAIDEAVRLAEPGDVIALLGKGHERGQEVAGEVFPFDDSIELAAALRARFEDPAGQR